The Coleofasciculus chthonoplastes PCC 7420 genome contains the following window.
AGCGAATAGGCAAATTCCCGCCCATCGTCTACAAACTCTCGCAGTTTAATCAATACAGGAATCCGGTACGCTTGTAAATTTCCCTGATTACATTCCGTCACCACTCGCTGCAAATAGGTTGTTTTCCCTGAACCGGGTTTACCCACAACCATCAGGTTGCTATTCTTCGCCAGCACCTCTAATCCTGATACCCGCTGGCGTTCTTTGCCCAAGCCGATGCGATCTAAACTACGATAACCGGGATTTGCCTGAAAATCCTGCCATAAGTCCTGCAATTCTGACCGACGACTACTGCTCAACTCCTCCAGAATATTGACATCCACAAACAAATCACCCAACGGTACCCAATGATCCACGCCCCAAAGCGGCATTGTGCCATACCAGGATTGGATATCATCATAGAGACGCGATCGCACGTTTTCCACGAGAGCATCAATATCAGACGTATCCGTTACTCGCTCAGAATGCCATCCTAAATCAATCCGAGGACGCAGTTTATCGATACGTTGTTGTCTATCGATACCAGAGTGCGATCGCACACACTCCAACAATGCCCAAAGTGCTGGTTTACCCGGTGCAATTTCGCCATAGTCCGCTAGCTTTTCCACCATCTCCGGGATGAATGTCGTCACAGTACCATTCCAAGTGATGCGCTGTAACACCGATGCATCATTACCCAGCGCTAGGATTAGGATCGAGCGGCGGCTGCGCTCATCTTCCATGAAGGGTTGGAGAAGTTCGACTAATTCATTGATGGTGTTCGGGTCTAATTTCACCGTCAAATTAACCTTGTACCCTGCGTTCCCATAAGCCAACTATAGCTTGCTTGCTGGGACATCTGTGAGTGCGATCGCTTCTAGAAACCCAACAAACTAATTCTAGAATTAGGTTTCGTTTCTTTTTGGCTTGGAACAAGATTGAGGAGAGATAGCTTATTGATCTGTCGTTTGTGGGTGAGGTGGTGGATATTCTCCGCTGGTAATGAGTTGCTCTCGTTCGAGGATACGTTCTGGGAGGTTAAATTGTAGAATTTTAGCAGTTACGCGCCCTTCTGGAGTTAATGGGATGATAGTTCCTCCGTCCAGCCGGAAGTGGTCTGACCATTCCTGAAGACGGGGATTAAAAAAGGGAGTTAGCTGCTGTGTCTCAGGGTCGAGTGAACCGAGGTCAGTTCCTTTGAAGCGGTTGCAGTAAGGACAAGATAAAGCTAGGTTTTCAGCTTCAGTGATGCCATCATGTTTTTCAGCAATGATATGTTCCATTTCAAAGGCGAAAAGTGAAGCTGTTTGGGGAAATCGGCAATACTCGCATTGCTCTCCGGCGCGTTGAGTCACTAGCCGACGCAGAGTTGCTGATACATAACTCATGCTGCTGTTTGTAAGTGTTTGTAAGCATGAGCTTTTGCTAAACGCACCCAATGTTCTAAGAGCAAGTATCGATCAAGTTCGGCTTCTTCCGATCGCGAGAGTGTACCCGATTTATTGCGATCGAGCAGTTCGCTCATGCGGGTTTGTAAAGCAGGCGTTGGACGGATGGCAAGGATAACTTCTGGACTGGGTTGACTGGCAAGCAGTTCAACGATCTGGAGTTCATCTTGGTAGCAGATGGTTTCTGGGCGGGTAAGTTCCTCAATGGCGCGATCAAGGGCTTCTGGGAGGCAATCGCCCAATTGTTGCAGTTTTTCACCCAGGCGATCGGGGACTTCTAGGATAATTTGCATTAGCGGTAATGTGAGGATAGGAATTAACTTGATTGTAACAAACCGATTATGCCTCATATCTTGAATAGAATTCGTGTAAATTGGCAAAGTCGGCTAAATTTTGAACGATACTGGTTAGTCGGTGGAAGTCAGGCTTAGATAGCTGAACCGTCACAGTTACTACTCCTGTGGCAAGAGATAGCAGAGTCCATCAGGTGTGCGTTTATTCGTCTATTTCCGAGACGATACCTTCATAGAGCAATTCAATCGGAAATTCAAATTCAATGCTGGATAGAGTGATAGTATCTCCCTCCTGATAAGGATAGTAAAGCCACATTCTTCCCTCTCCGCGAGAGTAACGTTCGACAGAGATTGTTTCCGAGTCAATCAAGATATACTCTTGCAAACTGGGAATTGTCAAATAGTAAGCGAATTTTTCCCCTCTATCCTTAGCACTTGTACCAGGCGAGAGAACTTCTACAATAAGTTTAGGGTTTTGAATAAACTTGCGAGCGTTAAGGTCTTCAGGGTCGCAACTGACGATAACATCAGGATAGTAGTAAATGCTCTTCGGACTCACTTGCACCTTCACGTCTGAGACATTCACCCGACAACCTCTGGAACGTAGATGAGGACGTAAGGCTGTGTAAAGATTCAGAGCAATATCGTTATGAGGAATCGTACCGCCTGTCATGGCAAAGACTTCACCCTTGACATATTCATAGCGAATCTCTTGCTGAGATTCCCATTCGAGATAGTCCTCAAAGCTCATTTTGGGCGATTGTTGGGGAGTGGCTATCATAACCCAGATTGTTCAAGATTGCTTTGATTGTAGCAGTAGGGGTAGGATGACCCTAGGCAACCTCTCGCCCATTTCCTTGAAATCCTGCCATAAGTCCTCCAATTCTGACCGACGGCTGCTGCTTGACGCCTCCAGAATAACGGTTGCTACTCCTATAATGGTCAAAGACTAGCACGGGGAAATTTTGGACGAGGAAATTCTGATGACGATTCGCGAAACCACCATTGCCAAATTGCAACAATTGCCGGAGCCACTCTTACACCAAGTCAGCGATTTTATCGACTTTTTGAGGTACAAGCAACAACATAGCACAGCTACAGATAAGCCTAACAGTGATGTGAAAAAAGCATGGCTACAATGGTTTGAGTCGGTTGATCGGTTGGAGGTTTCTCCTAATCAACCAGCCAGTAAGTAAGTATCAACAACTTTTGCTGACTAAGTATCGAAAACAGGGAGTTATAACTTAACCAGATACGATTAATAATAAATGAAAGAAAACCATCCTTTGAGTAAAATCCCTGTCAACACCCTCTCACCTTTCCACCCCCAACCTCTCAAATAAATCCGTGAAATCAGTATCATTCCCCTCTCACCTCTCCATCCCAATCTCTTAAATAAATCTGTGAAATCAGTGTTTTGACAAATGACAACTAACCCATTAAGTATTAGTGCGATCGCGATTCGCCGCCATATCGGTACCCTAGTCTTAACCCTAGCCGTTATTGTGCTGGGGATATTCTTTATTCTCCAGATTCAGGTCGATTTATTACCCTCGATTACCTATCCCCGGATTGGCTTACGTTTAGGAGCGCCCGGTATCTCGCCAGAGGTAGCGGTTGAGGAAATTACCAAACCTTTGGAACAAGGATTAAGTGCGACGGAGGGCGTTGTCCAAGTCTTCTCCCAAACTCGTGAAGGACGAATTAGTTTAGACCTGTTTTTTCGACCCGGCGGTGATATTGACCAGGCGCTAAATGATGCAACGGCGGCGTATAATCGCGCTCAATCAAATTTACCCGAAATTATCGAAGAACCGCGTTTATTTAAGTTTGATCCGTCTCAATTACCCGTTTATGAATTAGCACTAGAATCTTCATCTTTAAAGGATGTAGATTTGCGCGTCTTTGCGGATGAAGAACTTAGCCGTGAACTGAGTGTGGTTCCTGGCGTCGCTTCGGTGGATGTATCTGGCGGGGTAACAGAAGAGGTTCGAGTGCTGATTGATCCGAATCGTTTACAGCGATTAGGATTAGGATTAACGGATGTCTTAGATGCCTTAGATGAACGGAATCAAGATGTGGCGGGGGGACGACTACGCGGGGAAGAGTCGGAACCTTTGACGCGAACCATGGGACGGTTTCAGGATGCGGCAGAACTGCGGAATTTGTCCTTTGAAATAGACGATGCCGACGCCACAAATCTGTCTCGTCGGGTCTATCTACGGGATTTTGCTGAGGTCATTGATGGGACGGAAGATAGACGGGTATTTGTCTTTCTGAATGGAGAACCAGCGGTTAAGGTTAGTATTCAGAAACAACCGGATGCGAATACAATTGAAGTTGTCAATGGGGTCAAAAAACGCATTGAACAGTTGCGACAATCCGGTTTAATTACCGACGATATTGAATTAGTCGCGACGTTGGATGAATCTATTTTTATCCAAAATTCTATTGCAAATGTAACCAGTGCGGGGTTAATTGGAGCAACCTTAGCTGCATTTGCAGTGCTATTGTTTTTGGGTTCATTGCGGCAAACTTTAATTATTGTCATCGCCATTCCTCTCGCCACCCTAGCCGCTGTGATTTTAATGAAATTATTTGGCTTATCCCTAAATGTGTTTAGTTTAGGGGGATTGGCGTTAGGTGTGGGGATTGTCGTGGATAACGCGATCGTTATGCTAGAAACGATCGCAGCGGGTGTATCTGATAATCCAAGTGTAGGGACGGATTTAACCGATAAGGTTGCGGACAAAACCGATAACGGAACTCAACTCGCCCCGTCTCAATCCATCATTTCTCAAGCCGAACAGTGTTCCCAAGAGGTAGAATCAGCGCTAATTGCGTCCACCAGTACCAACTTAGTCGCTGTTCTCCCTTTTTTACTCATTGGTGGCTTTTTCTCCCTCCTGTTTAGCGAATTAATTTTAACGATTAGCTTTGCTGTCGCTGCGTCGTTAGTGGTGGCGTTGACAGTAGTCCCCATGCTGTCTTCTCGCCTATTAGCCATTCCTCGATCCAGTGGTTTAAATCGATTTTGGCTATTACAAACTTTTAATCGTCGCTTTGCAGCCGCAACTCGGAGTTACCAAGGGTTTCTAGCACGGGTGCTGCGGTATCGTATTTTAGTTATCGCCCTGGCTGTGTTAATTTTGGGCGGCGGAAGTTTAGCCCTAGCCAGTCAAATTCCCCAAGAAATTCTGCCCCGAATTGATACCGGACAAGCCCGGATGTTTGCCCAATTTCCACCAGGAACTACCCTAGAACAAAATCGCCAAGTGATGATGGCGGTGGATGATATTCTCTTGGCGCAGCCAGAAACTGAGTATGCGTTTACCACATCCGGCGGGTTTTTGTTTGGGGGAAATACTTCAGAAAACCTGTTACGGGGGACAAGTACAATTGCGCTGAAATCGGATAGTAATGTCGAGACATTTATTGGACGAGTCAATCAAGAATTGCAGACCTTAAATTTAGTCCAAACTCGTCTGCGCCTCAGCCCGGGTGAAGTACGGGGGATTATTTTAAGTAATTCCCCGGTTCGTGGGGCGGATTTAGATATTGGCTTACAAGGAACCAACACGCAGCAATTAGAAGCCGCAGGGCGTCAAGTCTTAAAAGCGTTAGATGAACGTGCAACCTTAGCCCAATTTCGCCCGGATGCAGATGATCGCCAACCCGAAATTCAGATTCGTCCCGACTGGGAACGAGTCGCCCAATTGGGTTTAACTGCACAGGAAATTGGTGATACCATCCAAACCGCGATCGCAGGTTCGGTATCGACACAGTTACAACGGGGCGATCGCTTAGTGGATGTGCGGGTACAGCTTGATCAAGCGGCGATTCAGCGTGTGTCTCAGATCAAAGAGTTACCCCTATTTACGACTAATAATCGCCAAATAAAATTGGGTGATGTCGCCGCAATTGATCAAGGACAAGCGCCGGGTGAAATTCAGCGGATTAATCAGCGTCAGGTGTTCTTAATTGCGGGGACATTGAATGAAGGTGCAACCTTGAGTGAGGCGTTAGCGGAAACCAATGCGGTATTAGCTGAATTAGATTTACCGGAGGGGGTTTCTATTTTACCCAGTTCCGCCAGTGAAACCAATCAACAACTCCAAAATTCCCTGAAGATACTGGGAGGATTAGCCGCATTTATGGTGTTTGTGGTGATGGCGGTACAGTATAATTCCCTAATTGACCCCTTAGTGATTATGCTCACTGTACCCCTCGCCTTAGCTGGAGGAATTTTGGGACTCTATGTCACCCAAACCGCCATGGGTGCAACGGTTCTAGTGGGGGCGGTACTGCTGGTAGGGATTGTGGTGAATAACGCGATCGTAATGGTGGAGTTTGCCAATCAAATTTATTACCGGGAAAAGGTTGACCGCAAAACCGCCATTTTACAAGCCGCACCGCAACGGTTACGACCCATTTTGATGACCACTATTACCACAGTTTTAGGATTGTTTCCTTTAGCATTAGGAATTGGCAAAGGGTCAGAGTTTTTACAACCGTTAGGTGTGGTAGTATTTTCGGGATTGTCACTAGCAACGGGATTAACCCTATTTATTATCCCCTGTTTTTATACGTTGCTTCATGATAGTTTTGGAGATAAGAATCGTAAAAAAGGAGCCAGAGGAAGAACAAATAAAAAGAACCAGGGAACAGAAAACCGGGATAAGACTAGAGCATCAGTGTAGTAATAGCCGTTAGCCGTAGAGACCTTCAAGAACATAAGGTAAAACCCTTTCATACCCTTGCACCGCTATCAGGTAAAATGTATCATTGCTCCCCCTGCTCCCCCGGCTTCCCCGGCTTCCCCTGCTCCCTAACCCACTACAAGACTTATTCAGCAGACCCTAATTGTTATAACCCGCGAAGGCGGGTTTAGTAGCTGCGGTTTAAACCGCCCAGCTTGATTTAAGGCTGGTGGGCAATGCCCACCCTACGACCTATCTTCAACCATTACAGGGACGACTTGCACAAATTAACGAAAATTCTTCCCCATCTCCCCCTGTTCCTGATAACTGATAACTGCTCACTGATAACTGATAACTCCCTCATCTCATCAGAATCCCCGTAAGGGACTAACTTCCAGCACACCATTCGGCTTAAACACCACCTGAAACTGAGCTAAGGGTTGGTCAGGAACAAATCCGGTTTCCCCACTGCCAATACCAGCCGCTTCTGGGTCAGCTAATTCTGCCAACGGTGTTTCCGCTACATAATCCCAAGCGGGTTGATTGGTGGGTTCGTAGTCCGCGATCGTGCCATCGTCAGTGACAGCCACTCGGTAATTTAATGGTCTTCGTGATAACGGTGTTCCTTCCCACCGTTCGTCTAACGTGTTGTAGAGTTGATTATTTAACCGTCTCAGTGACGTCCGATCCGTGATTTCTGGTCCTAAACCAGGTTCTTCCTGATAGCCTTGCCAAGGACTGATTTGCAACACACCACCTGGGGTAAATACCACCCGGAATAAAGCAAAGGTTTCGCGAGTTGCTGTACCGCCTTCTGTCGGAATATAGCTCAACTCCGGTAAAGGCGTGTTTTCTGCACTATCAATAGGCGTATCCTCAATCGGCTTATAACCCAAAATATCTCCGTCTCCGCCAACCGTAACCTGATACTCTAAATTCTGACTTAACCCTTCCCGGTTATCCCATTTTTGATCAAGTTCTCTGTACAGATAACGCTTCAAATAACTCAACTCCGTTGGATTGGTAATCTCTCGACTGGAGGTTAATTCGTTTTCCAGTTCAGCCGCCGAAGGGGGACTTGAGGTGGGAGTTGGCGTCACCTGATCGGGGCTATCCGGGGTTGGGGAGGTTGTTTCCGTAACCTCCGACTCAGAGGCTGGCTTGGGCGGACGCACTTCTGGAACAGGAACCAAGAACAATGCCAACGCTGCGACAGCTAAACTCGTCACCCCGATCGCAGCAGGTGCGCTTCTTTGGGCGACGGATTTGTCAGCTTGGCGATACCGTCGGGAAATCGGTTGTAAGGGTACAGCCAGATCAGGCAAGGTGTGCTGATCCGCGAGGAACTGATCGATCGCCTCAACTAAATCAAATAGCTGTACCGTGGTTAAATCAAGCTGTACAGGATTTTTGCCATCTATCCCTCCCGCAGAAGTCCCGGATGCGCTATGGGAATCAGAGGGAACACCCGAAAGTGCCTCTGCAGGTTGCCCCACCCTTAAACGGTGCAAGTTTTTATCCGGAAGTGATTGTAAATGCACTAAAGGCGGTTTAGCGCCATCAAGTTGGGGGTGAGGGATATGACTCAAAAATTCTTGAGCATAGCGACTAACCGACTGAACTAAGCTCTCAAAAAAATCTCGTCCGCCGCTAATGGGTTGCGGCTGACCCATAAAACGGCATTCTGCGTTAACCAGAATCGTCATTAGGGGACGAGCATCGAGCTGATCTCCCCCTGCGGAGTTTGTATCACTTAATCCCTCTAGGATCAGCGTACAGTTGGGCAAACTGTACTGGCGTCGAATTGTCATCGTTTTTTCCTTATGGAATCCACTATTATAGCTACGGACGCTCTCAACTTTGGTTCGGATCGTTCATCCAACTTCTCCATCAAACAAACTGATCCAAAATCGCTGCATACCAGAGGTTCCTGTACAAAACAGCAACTGCGCTAACAGCGACAATGCTAGCTCATTTAACTTTTCATCGGTATTGTAGACAGAAACTTTTGCTCGTCGTGGGTTCATCCGGCTGCGGAAATGCGCCCGGAACCGCTCTAGATAGGAGGACAAGCGAAAATGTTGTTCGATGGGAACCTGCTTTTGACTCAGTTGTTCGTAAGCCAGAAGCAGTTGTCGGATCACAACCGTCATCCGGCGAGCCAGATAACTAGCTATAATCACTAATGCTTTGGCTTCTTCTAGATTCAGGGGACGGCGCGTGTGAGAGCGTCGCAAGGGATTAGTGCAGCGTAGACGCCAAAGAACCACCCGATTGTTAATAATGTCCTCAAGTTCTAGCTGTTTGGCTACCAGCAGCATCGCCTCAGAACCGCCCAGTTCCAGCGCTTCAATGGCAAGTAAAATCAGGTCAATCTGCTGCCGAGTTCGTGACGGACATCCCCGATCTGAGATATCTGGATCGAGTAAATTATCTAAAATGACGGGATGGGATGGAGCAGCAGGACTGTTTGTCGGCATTACGCTTACAGAAAGAATCATTGAAAATTGGGGTTGGTAAGGGAACGAATGGAAACCCCTGTCATTTATGTATGGGGAGGAATTCGTCCCCTTACATAAACAGCAGTCCGACAGGACTTCCGAGAGAAAGTGTATTGGTATCCATCCTTCCCTTGTACACGACTGCAATATTTGTGGCTAATGCCTTGGACTAAGCCATTGGGTGTTGCAATGTTGAAACTACCTGTAGTTCGTACAGCAATACGACCCATGTAAGTTCCTATCTTTTTGCCTTTAGTGACAATCGCTTTGACGATATCACCAGTCTGAAAACCATGAACAAATTTGCTCCTAGGGACATAACGTACAGGAAAGCCGTACTTGTCAGTGCGACACACCTTCCGAGTACCATGACCTGTAGCAGTGATGATTAGCGGCTTATCTATCAACACCTGTAATTTGTCTGGGGTTGATTGACCGACACAGGCAGCATCCAGCCAATGAGTTTTGGGTAACTCTTGACGGGTTCGGTTAAACTTTGTCCTACCACCAGTTCCGGTTTCTACAGGTAGACCTGTTTCAGACAAAGCCCG
Protein-coding sequences here:
- a CDS encoding HNH endonuclease, whose amino-acid sequence is MSYVSATLRRLVTQRAGEQCEYCRFPQTASLFAFEMEHIIAEKHDGITEAENLALSCPYCNRFKGTDLGSLDPETQQLTPFFNPRLQEWSDHFRLDGGTIIPLTPEGRVTAKILQFNLPERILEREQLITSGEYPPPHPQTTDQ
- a CDS encoding Uma2 family endonuclease; translated protein: MIATPQQSPKMSFEDYLEWESQQEIRYEYVKGEVFAMTGGTIPHNDIALNLYTALRPHLRSRGCRVNVSDVKVQVSPKSIYYYPDVIVSCDPEDLNARKFIQNPKLIVEVLSPGTSAKDRGEKFAYYLTIPSLQEYILIDSETISVERYSRGEGRMWLYYPYQEGDTITLSSIEFEFPIELLYEGIVSEIDE
- a CDS encoding DUF2281 domain-containing protein produces the protein MTIRETTIAKLQQLPEPLLHQVSDFIDFLRYKQQHSTATDKPNSDVKKAWLQWFESVDRLEVSPNQPASK
- a CDS encoding efflux RND transporter permease subunit, with amino-acid sequence MTTNPLSISAIAIRRHIGTLVLTLAVIVLGIFFILQIQVDLLPSITYPRIGLRLGAPGISPEVAVEEITKPLEQGLSATEGVVQVFSQTREGRISLDLFFRPGGDIDQALNDATAAYNRAQSNLPEIIEEPRLFKFDPSQLPVYELALESSSLKDVDLRVFADEELSRELSVVPGVASVDVSGGVTEEVRVLIDPNRLQRLGLGLTDVLDALDERNQDVAGGRLRGEESEPLTRTMGRFQDAAELRNLSFEIDDADATNLSRRVYLRDFAEVIDGTEDRRVFVFLNGEPAVKVSIQKQPDANTIEVVNGVKKRIEQLRQSGLITDDIELVATLDESIFIQNSIANVTSAGLIGATLAAFAVLLFLGSLRQTLIIVIAIPLATLAAVILMKLFGLSLNVFSLGGLALGVGIVVDNAIVMLETIAAGVSDNPSVGTDLTDKVADKTDNGTQLAPSQSIISQAEQCSQEVESALIASTSTNLVAVLPFLLIGGFFSLLFSELILTISFAVAASLVVALTVVPMLSSRLLAIPRSSGLNRFWLLQTFNRRFAAATRSYQGFLARVLRYRILVIALAVLILGGGSLALASQIPQEILPRIDTGQARMFAQFPPGTTLEQNRQVMMAVDDILLAQPETEYAFTTSGGFLFGGNTSENLLRGTSTIALKSDSNVETFIGRVNQELQTLNLVQTRLRLSPGEVRGIILSNSPVRGADLDIGLQGTNTQQLEAAGRQVLKALDERATLAQFRPDADDRQPEIQIRPDWERVAQLGLTAQEIGDTIQTAIAGSVSTQLQRGDRLVDVRVQLDQAAIQRVSQIKELPLFTTNNRQIKLGDVAAIDQGQAPGEIQRINQRQVFLIAGTLNEGATLSEALAETNAVLAELDLPEGVSILPSSASETNQQLQNSLKILGGLAAFMVFVVMAVQYNSLIDPLVIMLTVPLALAGGILGLYVTQTAMGATVLVGAVLLVGIVVNNAIVMVEFANQIYYREKVDRKTAILQAAPQRLRPILMTTITTVLGLFPLALGIGKGSEFLQPLGVVVFSGLSLATGLTLFIIPCFYTLLHDSFGDKNRKKGARGRTNKKNQGTENRDKTRASV
- a CDS encoding DUF4335 domain-containing protein, which produces MTIRRQYSLPNCTLILEGLSDTNSAGGDQLDARPLMTILVNAECRFMGQPQPISGGRDFFESLVQSVSRYAQEFLSHIPHPQLDGAKPPLVHLQSLPDKNLHRLRVGQPAEALSGVPSDSHSASGTSAGGIDGKNPVQLDLTTVQLFDLVEAIDQFLADQHTLPDLAVPLQPISRRYRQADKSVAQRSAPAAIGVTSLAVAALALFLVPVPEVRPPKPASESEVTETTSPTPDSPDQVTPTPTSSPPSAAELENELTSSREITNPTELSYLKRYLYRELDQKWDNREGLSQNLEYQVTVGGDGDILGYKPIEDTPIDSAENTPLPELSYIPTEGGTATRETFALFRVVFTPGGVLQISPWQGYQEEPGLGPEITDRTSLRRLNNQLYNTLDERWEGTPLSRRPLNYRVAVTDDGTIADYEPTNQPAWDYVAETPLAELADPEAAGIGSGETGFVPDQPLAQFQVVFKPNGVLEVSPLRGF
- a CDS encoding DUF3038 domain-containing protein, which produces MILSVSVMPTNSPAAPSHPVILDNLLDPDISDRGCPSRTRQQIDLILLAIEALELGGSEAMLLVAKQLELEDIINNRVVLWRLRCTNPLRRSHTRRPLNLEEAKALVIIASYLARRMTVVIRQLLLAYEQLSQKQVPIEQHFRLSSYLERFRAHFRSRMNPRRAKVSVYNTDEKLNELALSLLAQLLFCTGTSGMQRFWISLFDGEVG